One Mercurialis annua linkage group LG3, ddMerAnnu1.2, whole genome shotgun sequence DNA window includes the following coding sequences:
- the LOC126671141 gene encoding uncharacterized protein LOC126671141 — MAAEVSSLFRVLSGYNDDRTVNNEPAGGKSTALITRDLLGAGAGDCGGSFKDESQELDLDLQVPSGWEKTLDLKSGKVYLQRCKSSNSPSSSSDHWQQQTNQTVSKLQDLNFPPSPSKITLNLFDESNLELKLLASSSSSPAASSYYQSVCTLDKVKCALERAEKEPIKKRSSSLWKSSLSPSYSSSSSSIKEVQDDEIEEKFVPSQIAVGCPGCLSYVLVMKNNPKCPRCNTIVPVPPAKKARIDLNMSI; from the exons ATGGCAGCTGAAGTAAGCTCCCTTTTTAGAGTATTGAGCGGATACAACGATGATCGGACGGTTAACAATGAACCCGCCGGTGGGAAATCAACGGCTTTGATAACCAGGGATTTGCTTGGCGCTGGTGCCGGTGACTGTGGTGGTTCGTTTAAGGATGAGTCTCAAGAACTAGACCTTGATTTGCAAGTTCCAAGTGGCTGGGAAAAAACACTAGACTTGAAG TCAGGAAAAGTTTATTTACAAAGATGCAAATCTTCAAATTCACCATCATCATCCTCAGATCATTGGCAACAACAAACcaatcaaacagtttcaaagcTACAAGATTTAAATTTCCCGCCATCGCCTTCAAAGATTACGTTAAATCTTTTCGATGAGAGTAACTTGGAACTGAAGTTATTAGCATCATCGTCATCATCTCCAGCAGCATCAAGCTATTATCAAAGTGTTTGCACATTAGACAAAGTCAAATGTGCACTCGAACGAGCAGAGAAAGAACCGATTAAAAAACGATCATCATCGCTATGGAAATCATCGTTATCGCCTTCGTACTCTTCTTCGTCATCTTCGATTAAGGAGGTTCAAGACGATGAAATTGAAGAAAAATTTGTACCGTCGCAGATTGCTGTAGGGTGCCCGGGTTGTTTATCTTATGTATTGGTAATGAAAAATAATCCGAAATGCCCTAGATGCAATACAATTGTGCCGGTGCCACCGGCTAAGAAGGCTCGTATCGATCTGAATATGTCGATTTGA